The Lytechinus pictus isolate F3 Inbred chromosome 10, Lp3.0, whole genome shotgun sequence genome includes a window with the following:
- the LOC129270078 gene encoding solute carrier family 25 member 3-like gives MDDQSSIESSVLEGNLKEPIAKGYICRSRKEALYTRQLLAVSTDDLQSEIKFGSNKYLTMCGLAGILSCGITHTGVVPLDIIKTRMQVDPAIKNTIHGFRVTIANDGIRGLAIGWAPTAIGYSLQGMHKFGLYEFFKIKYCAVLGEEWSYKYRTSVYLAASASAEFFADIALSPMEAAKVRMQTQPGFARTLREAMPKMWAQEGFYSFYKGLTPLWFRQIPYTMMKFACFERTVEALYKYVVPKPRDECTKPQQLVVTFVAGYIAGVFCVLVSHPADSVVFKLNQDAGSTMVQAARSLGMSGLWKGFGPRVVMIGTLTALQWFIYDSFKIYFRMPRPPPPEMPDSLKAKLNSDKN, from the coding sequence ATGGATGACCAATCCAGTATTGAATCTTCAGTTCTAGAGGGAAATTTGAAGGAACCTATAGCAAAAGGATACATCTGTAGATCAAGGAAAGAAGCTCTATACACAAGACAGCTTTTAGCAGTATCCACAGATGATCTGCAGTCAGAGATAAAGTTTGGATCAAACAAATACCTCACCATGTGTGGACTGGCAGGGATATTAAGCTGTGGAATCACCCACACTGGTGTGGTACCTTTAGATATTATCAAGACAAGGATGCAGGTTGATCCAGCAATTAAGAATACAATCCATGGCTTCAGGGTGACCATCGCCAATGATGGCATCCGGGGACTTGCAATTGGCTGGGCACCAACAGCGATTGGCTACTCTCTGCAGGGCATGCACAAGTTTGGACTTTACGAGTTCTTTAAGATCAAGTACTGTGCCGTTCTCGGAGAAGAGTGGTCTTACAAGTACCGAACCTCTGTCTACCTTGCTGCAAGTGCCAGTGCAGAATTCTTTGCAGATATCGCCCTGAGTCCAATGGAAGCTGCCAAGGTCAGAATGCAGACACAACCAGGCTTCGCAAGAACCCTGCGGGAAGCAATGCCAAAGATGTGGGCACAGGAAGGATTCTATAGCTTCTACAAAGGTCTGACACCACTCTGGTTCCGTCAGATCCCCTACACCATGATGAAGTTTGCTTGCTTTGAACGCACGGTGGAAGCCCTGTATAAGTATGTCGTGCCCAAGCCTCGGGACGAATGCACCAAGCCCCAGCAACTGGTGGTGACCTTCGTTGCAGGCTACATAGCTGGAGTCTTCTGCGTCCTTGTATCCCATCCTGCAGATTCCGTTGTGTTCAAGCTGAACCAAGATGCAGGAAGTACCATGGTCCAAGCAGCTAGGTCTCTTGGGATGTCAGGTCTATGGAAGGGGTTTGGACCAAGGGTCGTCATGATAGGTACCCTGACCGCACTGCAATGGTTTATCTACGATTCGTTCAAGATCTACTTCCGTATGCCTCGACCTCCACCACCTGAAATGCCTGATAGCCTGAAAGCTAAACTCAACTCTGacaaaaattaa
- the LOC129269441 gene encoding nuclear protein localization protein 4 homolog gives MSGTIIIRIQSPDGNKRVTLPPTTTLYKFFQKVSQTVSLPADGFNLYKSRDKTDQLKASSKVTLKSQSIKHGDMIYLFPTAVKEDGIVEPSTQVKSSIPTSSSSSSLSSSSSSQPLASVVEDEVDQFLWKQDGKIYRKRDGQLCHHGVNAECVHCVPLDSYDERYLNDHDPPIKHLSFHSHIRKLTGGVDKGKFAFLENISCKIKPGCTEHSPWPHGICTKCQPSAITLDRQHYRHVDNVMFENPMMFDRFLDFWRKSGNQRIGMLYGKYEHHKDVPLGIKATVLAIYEPPQNSTSNSLELLEDPFAEAVNYVASKLGLCKVGWIFTDLLADDLTKGTVKHVRNMDAHFMTAEECIMAGEFQNQHPSPCKLATEGHFGSKFVTCIVTGDSTNQIHTEAYQVSNQCMALVRDDCLVPTIDAPELGYIRESTNEQYVPDVFYTETDSYGNSLKQLARPLPVEFLLVDLPAGFPKDATFAFNSQPGLKPFPIENRVGVGEVQGMESLTQYMGQFESGQLMEAMLDFHLLVYLATMDLLPLRDHMDPLLEALKSRDKHLVDAWSKCEQWATMEHFIAAQGPSATGEAVPSTSGASGTSTSTFVSGTWTCERCTFINQNSAANCEICDGPRG, from the exons ATGTCGGGGACCATT ATCATTCGGATTCAGTCCCCTGATGGCAATAAACGAGTCACCCTTCCCCCAACAACAACCCTCTACAAGTTCTTCCAGAAG GTTTCTCAGACAGTGTCCCTCCCTGCTGATGGCTTTAACCTGTACAAATCACGTGACAAGACAGATCAACTCAAAGCCTCCAGCAAAGTCACACTAAAATCACAAAGTATCAA GCATGGTGATATGATATACTTATTCCCAACTGCAGTAAAGGAAGATGGTATTGTAGAGCCTTCAACACAAGTCAAATCATCTATCCCcacctcctcctcatcatcatccctatcatcatcgtcgtcatcacaACCTCTGGCATCAGTTGTCGAGGATGAAGTTGACCAGTTTCTATGGAAACAGGATGGTAAAATCTACAGGAAAAGAGATGGCCAATT ATGTCACCATGGTGTCAATGCAGAGTGTGTCCATTGTGTACCTTTAGAC TCCTATGATGAAAGATATCTGAATGACCATGATCCTCCCATTAAACATCTATCCTTCCATTCTCACATCAGGAAACTCACTGGTGGTGTGGATAA gggaaaatttgcatttttagagAACATAAGCTGTAAAATCAAACCAGGATGTACGGAGCACTCACCGTGGCCACATGGTATCTGCACAAAGTGTCAACCAAGTGCTATTACATTAGATAGACAA CACTATAGGCATGTAGACAACGTGATGTTTGAGAATCCCATGATGTTTGATCGCTTCCTAGACTTCTGGAGGAAATCAGGGAACCAAAGAATAGGCATGCTATATGGGAAGTATGAACATCATAAAGATGTACCTCTAGGAATCAAGGCTACCGTCTTAGCAATATATGAACCTCCACAG AACAGTACATCAAATAGTTTAGAATTACTAGAAGATCCCTTTGCAGAAGCCGTCAACTATGTAGCATCCAAATTAGGTCTTTGTAAG GTTGGATGGATATTTACTGACCTGTTGGCTGACGACCTCACCAAAGGAACTGTCAAACATGTCAGGAATATG GATGCCCACTTTATGACAGCTGAAGAATGTATAATGGCTGGTGAGTTCCAGAACCAACATCCAAGCCCATGCAAATTAGCGACAGAAGGACACTTTGGCTCCAAATTCGTCACATGTATAGTAACag GTGATTCAACGAATCAGATACACACAGAGGCATACCAGGTATCAAATCAATGTATGGCACTGGTTAGGGATGACTGCTTGGTGCCTACCATCGATGCACCAGAGCTTGGTTATATCAGGGAATCTACAAATGAGCAATATGTACCTGATGTATTTTACACA GAAACTGACAGCTATGGCAACTCGTTAAAGCAGCTGGCAAGACCCTTACCAGTAGAGTTCCTTCTTGTTGAT TTACCAGCTGGGTTTCCCAAGGATGCCACATTTGCCTTCAACTCGCAGCCAGGTCTAAAGCCCTTCCCTATTGAGAACAGAGTAGGTGTAGGAGAGGTTCAAGGCATGGAGTCACTCACTCAATACATGGGACAGTTTGAGAGTGGTCAATTAATGGAAGCTATGCTGGACTTTCATCTCCTTGTCTATCTTGCCACTATGGATCTATTGCCACTCAGG GACCATATGGATCCTCTGTTAGAAGCCCTCAAGTCAAGAGACAAACATCTTGTTGATGCCTGGTCTAAATGTGAGCAGTGGGCAACAATGGAACACTTCATAGCAGCTCAGG GTCCATCAGCGACGGGAGAGGCTGTGCCCAGCACGTCCGGGGCAAGCGGAACCAGTACCTCTACCTTTGTATCAGGGACATGGACCTGTGAACGATGTACATTCATCAACCAGAACTCTGCTGCAAATTGTGAGATATGTGATGGTCCCAGGGGCTAG